In Coriobacteriaceae bacterium, a single window of DNA contains:
- the rpmD gene encoding 50S ribosomal protein L30 produces MADTIKIKQVRSTNGCKQDQVRTVRALGLHRIREVREIADNESVRGMIFKVKHLVEIVEE; encoded by the coding sequence ATGGCTGACACCATCAAGATCAAGCAGGTCCGCAGCACCAATGGTTGCAAGCAGGACCAGGTCCGTACTGTCCGTGCCCTCGGTCTCCACAGGATCCGCGAGGTTCGCGAGATTGCTGACAACGAGTCCGTCCGCGGCATGATCTTCAAGGTCAAGCACCTTGTCGAGATTGTAGAGGAGTAG
- the rplO gene encoding 50S ribosomal protein L15, producing the protein MQLHDLTPAPGSTKNRKRVGRGNSSGHGTTSGRGQKGQGSRSGGTKGAGFEGGQTPLAMRLPKLPGFRNPRRIEYTAVNVERLERKFEDGAVIDGAALKAARITKSEFEPVKVLGNGELTKKFTVKVDKVSASAQAKIEAAGGKVELPC; encoded by the coding sequence ATGCAGCTTCACGATCTTACTCCCGCGCCCGGTTCCACCAAGAACCGCAAGCGCGTCGGCCGTGGCAATTCTTCGGGTCACGGCACCACTTCTGGCCGCGGTCAGAAGGGCCAGGGTTCTCGCTCTGGCGGCACCAAGGGTGCCGGCTTCGAGGGTGGCCAGACTCCGCTGGCTATGCGCCTGCCCAAGCTTCCGGGCTTCCGCAACCCCCGTCGTATCGAGTACACCGCTGTTAACGTTGAGCGTCTCGAGCGCAAGTTCGAGGACGGCGCTGTGATCGACGGTGCCGCTCTTAAGGCCGCTCGCATCACCAAGAGCGAGTTCGAGCCCGTCAAGGTGCTCGGCAATGGTGAGCTCACCAAGAAGTTCACGGTCAAGGTCGACAAGGTCAGCGCTTCTGCGCAGGCCAAGATCGAGGCCGCCGGCGGAAAGGTCGAGCTGCCGTGCTAA
- a CDS encoding purine permease, with protein sequence MAESAAGDSLFERTGKVSFVQVLPHALQHVLAAFAGIVTPAIIIASVCGFTPQEEAAVIQASLVLSALDIFLQQFPIKGVVGSGLPIVMGASFTFVPALKAVGLELGFEAVLGAQVIGGALVVLFGLLFKRVSFLFPAPVLGTVIFVIGLSLCPVAVASMAGGESAADFGSVTNWAVALVTFVVTFMAGNYGKGALKLGSILAGICAGFVLAAVLGMVDFSAIATASWFAPPALGAHRLVFDPAACAVVGVVAIVNAVQVMGEFAAVSSAALDTPATDSQISGGLIANGLVGMLSGFLGGVPTATFGQNVGIIAENKVVNRMVFTLAAAILLIAGLLPKCAAVLTSIPQPVIGGATIGVFATIGMNGVVMFARHGLSQRDTTLMGLSIAFGTGIERTAGALAGAGFPAWVDTVFGGSSIAVAALVAIVLNLVLPRQK encoded by the coding sequence ATGGCAGAGTCGGCAGCAGGGGACTCCCTGTTCGAGCGTACGGGAAAAGTATCGTTTGTGCAGGTATTGCCCCATGCGTTGCAGCATGTTCTGGCTGCGTTCGCGGGCATCGTCACGCCTGCCATCATCATCGCGTCGGTCTGCGGCTTTACCCCTCAAGAGGAAGCCGCCGTCATTCAGGCATCGCTGGTTCTCTCGGCGCTCGACATTTTCCTTCAACAGTTCCCCATAAAAGGCGTCGTTGGTTCGGGCCTGCCCATCGTGATGGGCGCGAGCTTTACCTTCGTGCCGGCACTCAAGGCGGTCGGCCTTGAGCTCGGCTTCGAGGCCGTGCTGGGCGCTCAAGTTATCGGCGGCGCGCTCGTCGTGCTTTTCGGCCTGCTGTTTAAGCGCGTAAGCTTTCTGTTTCCGGCCCCGGTGCTCGGCACCGTCATCTTTGTGATCGGCCTGTCTCTGTGCCCGGTCGCCGTGGCTTCTATGGCGGGCGGGGAGAGTGCTGCCGATTTTGGCAGCGTCACCAACTGGGCCGTCGCGCTCGTGACGTTTGTCGTCACCTTTATGGCCGGCAACTATGGCAAGGGCGCGCTCAAGTTGGGCAGTATCCTGGCCGGCATCTGCGCGGGCTTTGTTTTGGCTGCGGTGCTGGGCATGGTCGATTTCTCGGCCATCGCGACCGCCAGCTGGTTTGCTCCGCCGGCACTTGGCGCCCATCGTCTGGTGTTCGATCCGGCAGCATGTGCCGTGGTAGGCGTCGTCGCCATCGTCAACGCCGTGCAGGTTATGGGAGAGTTTGCCGCCGTGTCCTCTGCTGCGCTCGATACCCCCGCGACCGATAGTCAGATCTCGGGCGGATTGATTGCCAATGGCCTCGTCGGTATGCTTTCGGGCTTTTTGGGCGGCGTCCCCACGGCAACCTTTGGCCAGAATGTGGGTATCATCGCCGAGAACAAGGTCGTCAACCGTATGGTCTTTACGCTCGCGGCTGCCATCTTGCTCATCGCGGGCCTACTGCCCAAGTGCGCGGCGGTGCTCACGTCCATTCCGCAGCCGGTTATCGGCGGCGCCACCATTGGCGTGTTCGCGACCATCGGCATGAATGGCGTGGTCATGTTTGCCCGCCACGGCCTGTCTCAGCGCGACACTACGCTCATGGGTCTCTCCATCGCCTTTGGCACGGGCATTGAGCGCACAGCCGGTGCGCTTGCCGGCGCTGGATTCCCCGCATGGGTTGACACCGTCTTTGGCGGATCCTCCATTGCCGTCGCCGCACTTGTCGCCATCGTCCTCAACCTGGTTCTGCCCCGCCAAAAATAA
- the rpsH gene encoding 30S ribosomal protein S8 yields MNLTDPIADMLTRIRNANSVNKATVSMPSSKKLVEIARVLHEEGYIEGYDVEDTVPQKTLHITLKYGPKKAKVINGIRRISKPGLRKYTGVADMPRVRGGLGTAIISTSHGVMTDRDARKHNVGGEIIAYVW; encoded by the coding sequence ATGAACCTTACAGACCCGATCGCAGATATGCTTACGCGCATCCGTAACGCTAACTCTGTGAACAAGGCCACGGTCTCCATGCCGAGCAGCAAGAAGCTCGTCGAGATCGCTCGTGTTCTGCACGAGGAGGGCTACATCGAGGGCTACGATGTCGAGGACACCGTTCCCCAGAAGACTCTGCACATCACGCTTAAGTATGGTCCCAAGAAGGCTAAGGTCATCAACGGCATCCGCCGCATTTCCAAGCCGGGCCTGCGTAAGTACACCGGCGTTGCCGACATGCCCCGCGTCCGCGGTGGCCTTGGTACCGCCATTATTTCCACCAGCCATGGCGTTATGACCGACCGCGATGCTCGCAAGCACAACGTCGGCGGCGAGATCATCGCTTACGTCTGGTAA
- a CDS encoding adenylate kinase produces the protein MNLVLLGAPGAGKGTVAQELVAEFGVAHISTGDLLRAAVKGGTELGIQAKKYMDAGELVPDQLVIDLVKERLAADDAQQGFILDGFPRNTAQAVTLDSELSAMGREIDCALLVDVAPEVIIDRLSSRRTCRACGYTGTAADATCPKCGGEMYQRDDDKPETIKNRLDVYEKSTSPLVDYYRGQGLLKSVNGDQARETVYGDVKEALGL, from the coding sequence ATGAACCTCGTATTGCTCGGAGCTCCGGGTGCCGGTAAGGGCACCGTCGCACAGGAGCTCGTCGCCGAGTTTGGCGTCGCTCACATTTCCACGGGCGACCTGCTGCGTGCTGCCGTCAAGGGTGGCACCGAGCTTGGTATTCAGGCTAAGAAGTACATGGACGCTGGCGAGCTCGTTCCCGACCAGCTCGTGATCGACCTTGTCAAGGAGCGCCTTGCCGCCGATGACGCCCAGCAGGGCTTCATCCTCGACGGCTTCCCGCGCAACACCGCCCAGGCTGTGACGCTCGATTCCGAGCTCTCCGCTATGGGTCGCGAGATCGACTGCGCTCTTCTGGTCGATGTGGCCCCCGAGGTCATCATCGATCGTCTGTCTTCGCGTCGCACCTGCCGCGCCTGCGGTTACACCGGCACCGCTGCCGATGCCACCTGCCCCAAGTGCGGCGGCGAGATGTATCAGCGCGACGACGACAAGCCCGAGACCATCAAGAATCGTCTCGACGTCTACGAGAAGTCCACGAGCCCGCTCGTCGACTACTATCGTGGCCAGGGTCTGCTCAAGTCGGTCAACGGTGACCAGGCTCGCGAGACCGTGTACGGGGATGTCAAAGAGGCTCTCGGTCTATGA
- a CDS encoding nucleotidyltransferase family protein, translating into MKLGCVIMASGEGKRFGSNKMLADICGKPLIQRTIESVPKGFDVVVTTRWPQVAEICRELRCACALHDGALRSESVRAGLTWGADRGWKGCLFLPGDQPLVSSDSFEAIAGAFKANGGVAPVRLALNGEPASPVLFPASLFPDLMGLKGKDGGSSLLRGRADVQLVEARAYELWDVDTAKGQRRVSEHIAACYAPR; encoded by the coding sequence ATGAAACTTGGTTGCGTCATTATGGCTTCGGGCGAGGGCAAGCGGTTTGGCTCTAACAAGATGCTTGCCGATATCTGCGGAAAGCCGCTGATTCAGCGGACGATTGAGTCGGTGCCCAAAGGATTTGACGTTGTTGTTACGACGCGCTGGCCCCAAGTTGCCGAGATTTGCCGTGAGCTGCGCTGCGCGTGCGCGCTGCACGATGGCGCGCTCAGGAGCGAGAGTGTGCGCGCCGGTCTTACGTGGGGAGCCGATCGCGGCTGGAAGGGCTGCCTCTTTTTGCCGGGCGACCAGCCGCTCGTGAGTTCGGATTCTTTTGAGGCGATCGCCGGTGCTTTTAAGGCCAACGGCGGCGTCGCGCCCGTGCGTCTTGCCCTAAACGGTGAACCCGCCTCGCCGGTGCTGTTCCCTGCGAGTCTCTTTCCCGACCTTATGGGGCTTAAGGGCAAGGATGGCGGATCGTCGCTGCTGCGCGGCCGCGCCGATGTCCAGTTGGTCGAGGCACGTGCCTACGAGTTGTGGGATGTCGACACCGCCAAGGGCCAGCGCCGCGTCTCGGAGCATATCGCGGCCTGCTACGCGCCTCGCTAG
- a CDS encoding XdhC family protein translates to MEKLDVVNAALGALKAGKTCELVVVAGTAGSSPRGVGAWMAVFADGSQAGTIGGGKIELFALGEALELLSAGQSRLVRYTMGGESSDTGMICGGAICLCYLHLDATQAPLFQSVADVLAYRRIGDFVIDFEPFIASALECDADEYHGEESRRTIMGCPELSLVEEGSKVTHTNAASEIPAAHIETLCPEGLTYIFGCGHVGAATARVLTAAGFAVVACDDRPGTLTPEWVPGVYDRRLVDYKNLDELCPIGPRDLVVVATAGHKSDIDVVIQAMRAKPAYLGCLGSRRKTAFVRARLEQEGFTQEQIDGLHLPIGVAIEAEDPEEIAISIAAEMIHLRRTKLVPRKR, encoded by the coding sequence ATGGAAAAGCTCGATGTGGTGAATGCTGCGCTTGGCGCTCTGAAGGCTGGTAAGACGTGCGAGCTCGTGGTCGTGGCCGGTACGGCGGGGTCGTCGCCGCGCGGCGTGGGCGCCTGGATGGCCGTCTTTGCCGACGGTAGCCAAGCGGGTACCATCGGCGGCGGCAAAATCGAGCTCTTTGCGCTGGGCGAGGCCCTCGAGCTGCTGTCCGCAGGGCAGTCGCGCCTGGTCCGCTATACCATGGGCGGCGAGAGCTCCGATACCGGCATGATCTGCGGCGGAGCCATCTGCCTGTGCTATCTGCACCTGGACGCGACCCAGGCGCCGTTGTTCCAGTCGGTTGCCGACGTCTTGGCGTATCGACGCATCGGCGACTTCGTCATCGACTTTGAGCCGTTTATCGCAAGCGCGCTCGAATGCGACGCTGATGAATACCATGGTGAGGAGTCGCGCCGCACCATAATGGGCTGCCCCGAGCTTTCGCTGGTGGAGGAGGGGAGTAAGGTCACCCACACCAACGCGGCCTCCGAGATTCCCGCGGCGCACATCGAGACGCTCTGCCCCGAGGGCCTGACCTATATCTTTGGCTGCGGACACGTGGGCGCCGCGACGGCGCGCGTGCTCACGGCGGCGGGCTTTGCCGTCGTGGCCTGCGACGATCGCCCCGGCACGCTGACGCCCGAATGGGTGCCCGGTGTCTACGACCGTCGCCTGGTCGACTACAAGAATCTGGACGAGCTGTGCCCCATCGGCCCGCGCGACTTGGTGGTCGTGGCCACAGCAGGCCACAAGTCCGATATCGACGTGGTGATTCAGGCAATGCGCGCCAAGCCTGCCTACCTGGGCTGTCTGGGTTCGCGCCGCAAGACGGCCTTTGTGCGGGCCCGTTTGGAGCAAGAGGGCTTTACGCAGGAACAGATCGACGGGTTGCACCTGCCGATCGGCGTTGCCATCGAGGCAGAGGATCCCGAGGAGATCGCCATCTCCATCGCCGCCGAGATGATTCACCTGCGCCGCACCAAGCTCGTCCCCCGCAAGCGCTAA
- the rplR gene encoding 50S ribosomal protein L18, whose product MNKHKAKLEGLKRRQRRVRGKVSGTAERPRLRVTRTNANIYAQIIDDSKGSSLTLVSASTLEAEFKGTHTSNKEAAEKVGQLVGKRAIEAGITKVAFDRGGRIYHGRVKALADGARAAGLEF is encoded by the coding sequence ATGAACAAGCATAAGGCGAAGCTGGAAGGCCTCAAGCGTCGTCAGCGTCGTGTTCGCGGCAAGGTCTCGGGTACCGCCGAGCGTCCGCGTCTTCGCGTGACCCGTACTAACGCCAACATCTATGCCCAGATCATCGACGACAGCAAGGGCTCCAGCCTGACGCTCGTCTCTGCCTCGACCCTCGAGGCCGAGTTCAAGGGCACCCACACCTCGAACAAGGAGGCTGCGGAGAAGGTCGGTCAGCTCGTTGGCAAGCGTGCCATCGAGGCCGGCATCACCAAGGTCGCTTTCGATCGTGGTGGCCGTATCTACCATGGCCGCGTCAAGGCCCTCGCCGACGGTGCTCGTGCCGCCGGTCTCGAGTTCTAG
- the rplF gene encoding 50S ribosomal protein L6: MSRIGNKPVQIPAGVEVAVNGNNVVVKGPKGQLELDVFEKLAINVEDNVLTVSRPDDERETRARHGLTRALIHNMVVGVSEGFEKKLELAGVGYRVQQKGKNLEFSLGFSHPVIVEAPEGITFEVPDNTHVNVKGINKQQVGQIAAEIRGHRPPEPYKGKGIHYVGEHIRRKLGKAAK; this comes from the coding sequence GTGTCTCGTATCGGTAATAAGCCTGTCCAGATTCCCGCCGGAGTCGAAGTGGCAGTCAACGGCAACAACGTTGTCGTCAAGGGCCCCAAGGGCCAGCTCGAGCTCGATGTCTTTGAGAAGCTCGCTATCAACGTCGAGGACAACGTCCTCACCGTTTCCCGTCCCGACGACGAGCGTGAGACCCGTGCCCGCCACGGCCTCACCCGCGCCCTCATCCACAACATGGTTGTTGGCGTTTCCGAGGGCTTCGAGAAGAAGCTCGAGCTCGCCGGCGTCGGTTACCGCGTGCAGCAGAAGGGCAAGAACCTCGAGTTCTCCCTGGGCTTCTCGCACCCCGTGATCGTCGAGGCTCCCGAGGGCATCACCTTCGAGGTTCCCGACAACACCCACGTGAACGTCAAGGGTATCAACAAGCAGCAGGTCGGTCAGATCGCCGCTGAGATCCGCGGTCATCGTCCTCCCGAGCCTTACAAGGGCAAGGGTATCCACTATGTTGGCGAGCACATCCGCCGCAAGCTGGGTAAGGCCGCCAAGTAG
- a CDS encoding type Z 30S ribosomal protein S14, giving the protein MAKTSMIVKCNRKQKFSTREYTRCQRCGRPHSVYRKFGLCRVCFRELALKGELPGVKKASW; this is encoded by the coding sequence GTGGCTAAGACATCGATGATCGTCAAGTGCAATCGCAAGCAGAAGTTCTCTACTCGTGAGTACACGCGCTGCCAGCGCTGCGGCCGTCCGCACTCTGTGTACCGCAAGTTCGGCCTGTGCCGTGTCTGCTTCCGTGAGCTTGCACTCAAGGGCGAGCTTCCCGGCGTTAAGAAGGCCAGCTGGTAA
- the yqeB gene encoding selenium-dependent molybdenum cofactor biosynthesis protein YqeB: protein MLVYVRGAGDIATGVAARLVRAGVSVVMADIAVPTCIRRTISFCEAIRLGEVEVEGIRARLAQTPAEALEITEAGDVAVVVDPQAQMLGELKPAAVVDAILAKRNLGTTRDMAPAVIAVGPGFTAPVDCDAVVETMRGHFLGRVITQGSPQPNTGVPGIIAGYGEERVIHSPAAGVFRSDHAIGDIVSAGECVGYAGDTPMFTTIDGCLRGLLADGVQVAEGFKCADVDPRGDASYINYISDKATSVGGGVLEALAMLTDVFRG from the coding sequence ATGCTCGTTTATGTTCGCGGCGCCGGCGATATCGCCACGGGTGTGGCTGCTCGTCTGGTGCGCGCCGGCGTGTCGGTCGTCATGGCCGATATCGCGGTCCCCACGTGCATCCGTCGCACGATCAGTTTTTGCGAGGCCATTCGCTTGGGCGAGGTTGAGGTCGAGGGCATTCGCGCCCGCTTGGCACAGACGCCGGCCGAGGCGCTTGAGATTACCGAGGCGGGGGATGTCGCCGTGGTGGTGGACCCCCAGGCACAGATGCTCGGCGAGCTTAAGCCCGCGGCCGTGGTCGACGCGATTCTGGCCAAGCGCAACTTGGGCACCACGCGCGATATGGCGCCTGCCGTCATCGCGGTAGGGCCGGGCTTTACCGCACCGGTCGATTGCGATGCCGTGGTCGAGACTATGCGCGGTCATTTCCTCGGCCGCGTGATTACCCAGGGCTCACCCCAGCCCAATACGGGCGTGCCGGGTATCATCGCCGGATACGGCGAGGAGCGTGTTATCCACAGCCCTGCCGCCGGCGTGTTTAGGTCCGACCATGCGATCGGCGACATCGTGAGTGCCGGCGAGTGCGTTGGGTATGCGGGCGATACGCCCATGTTCACGACGATTGACGGCTGCTTGCGCGGCCTTTTGGCAGATGGCGTCCAGGTCGCCGAGGGCTTTAAGTGCGCCGATGTCGACCCGCGCGGTGACGCCAGCTACATCAACTATATTTCGGACAAGGCGACATCGGTCGGCGGCGGCGTGCTCGAGGCGCTCGCCATGCTCACCGACGTTTTTAGGGGATAG
- the secY gene encoding preprotein translocase subunit SecY — MLNGLKNAFRIKELREKILFTIAMLVVYRIGAHVPVPGIPFQGMLGLFSTDNNSVAAGAMALLNLFSGGALSYVSVFSLGIMPYITSSIILQMLQAVVPSLHELAREGEVGQTKITQYSRYLTLALAILNSVGYLFLFKSFGISFTGAGAPEIIFDLMIVGTLTAGAMLIMWIGELITQRGIGNGMSLIIFANIMAGLPQAIFSSTEGNAGGIITMVIICAIILLVIPLIVFLERGQRRIPVSYAKRVVGRRMMGGQTTYLPIKVNTAGVVPIIFASALLYFPAQIAVFFPGIGWIQAVASALSTGWLNWVLNVVLIVFFAYFYTSMVFNPDDTADNLKKQGGFIPGVRPGRATAAYIKNALNKITLPSAVFLALIAIVPSIIFSFTGNQLIQAFGGTSILIMVGVVLDTVDKLEGQIKMYDYDGFFK, encoded by the coding sequence GTGCTAAATGGTCTTAAGAATGCTTTCCGCATCAAAGAATTGCGCGAAAAGATTCTTTTTACCATAGCTATGCTCGTCGTGTACCGCATTGGTGCGCACGTTCCTGTGCCCGGCATTCCCTTCCAGGGGATGCTGGGCCTTTTCTCGACCGATAACAATTCGGTCGCCGCAGGTGCTATGGCCCTCCTGAATCTTTTCTCTGGTGGCGCGTTGAGCTATGTTTCGGTGTTCTCCCTGGGCATCATGCCTTACATCACCAGCTCGATCATCCTCCAGATGCTCCAGGCCGTTGTGCCTTCCCTGCATGAGCTTGCCCGCGAGGGCGAGGTCGGTCAGACCAAGATTACGCAGTATTCGCGTTACCTCACCCTGGCTCTGGCAATCCTCAACTCCGTGGGTTACCTCTTCCTCTTTAAGAGCTTCGGCATCAGCTTTACTGGCGCCGGCGCTCCCGAGATCATCTTCGACCTCATGATCGTCGGCACGCTCACCGCGGGCGCCATGCTGATCATGTGGATTGGTGAGCTCATCACCCAGCGCGGTATTGGCAATGGCATGTCGCTGATCATCTTTGCGAACATCATGGCCGGTCTGCCGCAGGCGATCTTCTCCAGCACCGAGGGCAATGCCGGTGGCATCATCACCATGGTGATCATCTGCGCCATCATCCTGCTGGTTATTCCGCTAATCGTTTTCCTTGAGCGCGGCCAGCGCCGCATTCCGGTCTCCTACGCTAAGCGCGTCGTGGGCCGTCGCATGATGGGTGGCCAGACCACCTACCTGCCCATCAAGGTCAACACCGCGGGTGTCGTGCCGATCATCTTTGCTTCGGCGCTGCTGTACTTCCCGGCCCAGATTGCCGTGTTCTTCCCCGGCATCGGCTGGATCCAGGCAGTTGCCTCTGCGCTTTCAACCGGTTGGCTCAACTGGGTGCTTAACGTTGTCCTCATCGTATTCTTCGCGTACTTCTACACCTCCATGGTGTTCAACCCCGATGACACGGCCGACAACCTTAAGAAGCAGGGCGGCTTTATTCCGGGCGTCCGTCCGGGTAGGGCTACCGCGGCCTACATCAAGAACGCGCTCAACAAGATCACGCTTCCCAGCGCTGTCTTTTTGGCGCTCATCGCCATCGTGCCTTCGATCATCTTCTCCTTCACGGGTAACCAGCTGATCCAGGCGTTTGGCGGCACGTCCATCCTCATCATGGTCGGCGTCGTGCTCGACACGGTCGATAAGCTCGAAGGCCAGATCAAGATGTATGATTACGATGGATTCTTTAAATAG
- the yqeC gene encoding selenium cofactor biosynthesis protein YqeC, whose amino-acid sequence METINGGLASALKIEPGITAIIGSGGKSTLLKTLGLELMRAGGRVLLCTTTHMFPVAGVPWDGSNRRLDAAPWKPGALHAPGCTCEACSGLVRGSICQAGVLDPETGKLSSPAEALDQLAQRFDYVLAEADGSKRLPLKAHAAWEPVIPSGTADIAWIVGASGLGKPINEAVHRPELFCERCGCEPTDVATPERVAQVLNAEMQALELNNARIMLNQVDTLADPTMADRFEAALDRPVVASSLK is encoded by the coding sequence ATGGAAACGATTAACGGGGGCCTTGCCTCGGCGCTCAAGATCGAGCCGGGCATTACCGCAATTATCGGCAGCGGTGGCAAGTCGACCCTGCTAAAGACGCTCGGCCTTGAGCTTATGCGCGCCGGCGGCCGCGTGCTCCTCTGCACCACCACGCATATGTTTCCCGTCGCCGGCGTGCCATGGGACGGGTCGAACCGTCGCCTGGACGCCGCGCCCTGGAAGCCAGGTGCCTTACACGCCCCAGGCTGCACCTGCGAGGCCTGCTCGGGGCTTGTGCGGGGAAGCATCTGCCAAGCTGGTGTCTTGGACCCCGAGACGGGCAAGCTCTCCTCCCCTGCCGAGGCGCTCGACCAGCTGGCGCAGCGCTTTGACTACGTCCTGGCCGAGGCAGACGGCAGCAAGCGGCTCCCGCTCAAGGCCCACGCCGCCTGGGAGCCGGTAATTCCCTCTGGCACAGCCGACATCGCCTGGATCGTCGGCGCTTCGGGGCTCGGCAAGCCCATCAACGAAGCCGTCCACCGCCCCGAGCTCTTTTGCGAGCGTTGCGGCTGCGAGCCCACCGACGTTGCCACGCCCGAGCGCGTCGCCCAAGTGCTCAATGCCGAGATGCAGGCGCTGGAACTCAACAATGCCCGCATCATGCTCAACCAAGTCGACACGCTTGCCGACCCAACGATGGCAGATCGCTTCGAGGCAGCTCTCGACCGCCCCGTCGTCGCCAGCAGCCTCAAGTAG
- the rplE gene encoding 50S ribosomal protein L5: MAEEKYVPRLKTKYNNEVKQQLQEKFQYENVMMIPKFEKIVVNMGVGEAATDSKAIDGAVRDLRAITGQQPMITRARKSIATFRLRAGMPIGCKVTLRGDRMWEFFDRLTSVAIPRIRDFRGISAKSFDGRGNFSMGVTEQLIFPEIDFDSVDHQRGMDITFVTTANTDEEAKALLDAFGFPFKK; the protein is encoded by the coding sequence ATGGCAGAAGAGAAGTATGTGCCGCGTCTGAAGACCAAGTACAACAACGAGGTCAAGCAGCAGCTTCAGGAAAAGTTCCAGTACGAGAACGTCATGATGATCCCCAAGTTTGAGAAGATCGTCGTGAACATGGGTGTCGGCGAGGCCGCTACCGATTCCAAAGCCATCGACGGTGCCGTGCGCGACCTGCGCGCCATCACCGGCCAGCAGCCGATGATCACCCGTGCCCGCAAGTCCATCGCTACCTTCCGCCTGCGCGCTGGTATGCCGATCGGCTGCAAGGTTACCCTGCGTGGCGACCGTATGTGGGAGTTCTTCGATCGTCTGACCTCCGTCGCGATCCCCCGTATCCGCGACTTCCGCGGCATCTCCGCCAAGAGCTTCGACGGCCGTGGTAACTTCTCCATGGGCGTCACCGAGCAGCTCATCTTCCCCGAGATCGACTTCGACTCCGTCGATCACCAGCGTGGTATGGACATCACTTTCGTGACCACCGCCAACACCGATGAGGAGGCCAAGGCCCTTCTGGACGCCTTCGGTTTCCCGTTCAAGAAATAG
- the rpsE gene encoding 30S ribosomal protein S5, with protein sequence MARNQKQQREASEFEERVVYINRVSKTVKGGRRMSLVALVVVGDGKGNVGVGMGKSAEVPMAISKASLDAKKNMFHVPVTDQGTIPHEVLGHFGAGRIIIKPAVEGTGVIAGGAVRPLFELAGIKNVLSKSLGTDNGLNIIKAAVEGLKELSSPEDVAARRGLTVSEMFVGKEN encoded by the coding sequence ATGGCTCGTAATCAGAAGCAGCAGCGCGAGGCCTCCGAGTTCGAGGAGCGCGTCGTTTACATCAACCGCGTGTCGAAGACCGTCAAGGGTGGTCGTCGCATGAGCCTCGTCGCTCTCGTCGTCGTCGGCGACGGCAAGGGCAACGTCGGCGTTGGCATGGGCAAGTCCGCTGAGGTGCCCATGGCCATCTCCAAGGCGTCTCTCGATGCCAAGAAGAACATGTTCCACGTGCCGGTGACCGATCAGGGCACCATTCCGCACGAGGTTCTCGGTCACTTTGGTGCCGGCCGCATCATCATCAAGCCCGCTGTCGAGGGTACCGGCGTTATCGCCGGCGGCGCTGTGCGTCCCCTCTTCGAGCTTGCTGGCATCAAGAACGTCCTGTCCAAGTCCCTCGGTACCGACAACGGCCTCAACATCATCAAGGCTGCCGTCGAGGGCCTCAAGGAGCTCTCCAGCCCTGAGGACGTCGCGGCTCGCCGTGGCCTGACGGTCTCCGAGATGTTCGTCGGTAAGGAGAACTAA
- a CDS encoding helix-turn-helix transcriptional regulator — protein MTPAQIEFYKRLARSLALQFGPNCEIVVHDLETENMDHSIVVIENGHVSGRKLGDGPSHIVLESMHENATEVHDRAPYLTKTADGKLLKSSTIYIRDDAGNPVGIMGINFDITLMKAFERSLDALTGTGNKGYTVPEPITKNIGDLLEDLLRECEQYVGKPAALMTKDERIRAIGYLDRRGAFLISKSSERACEFFGISKYSFYSYLNEAKAEADDK, from the coding sequence ATGACCCCCGCACAGATTGAGTTTTACAAGCGTCTTGCACGCAGCCTGGCGCTACAGTTTGGCCCCAACTGCGAAATCGTCGTCCACGATCTGGAGACCGAGAACATGGACCACTCTATCGTGGTGATCGAAAACGGCCACGTCAGCGGACGCAAACTGGGTGACGGCCCCAGCCATATCGTGCTCGAGTCCATGCACGAGAATGCCACCGAAGTCCACGACCGCGCGCCGTACCTTACCAAGACCGCCGATGGCAAGCTGCTCAAATCGTCGACCATCTACATTCGCGACGACGCCGGCAACCCCGTTGGCATTATGGGCATTAACTTTGACATCACGCTCATGAAGGCGTTTGAGCGTTCGCTCGACGCGCTCACCGGCACGGGCAACAAGGGATACACCGTGCCCGAGCCCATCACCAAAAACATCGGCGACCTGCTCGAAGATCTGCTGCGCGAGTGCGAGCAGTACGTGGGCAAGCCCGCCGCCCTCATGACCAAGGACGAGCGCATTCGCGCTATCGGATACCTCGACCGCCGCGGCGCCTTCCTTATCTCCAAATCGAGCGAGCGCGCCTGCGAGTTCTTTGGCATCTCCAAGTACAGCTTCTACAGCTACCTCAACGAGGCCAAGGCAGAGGCCGACGACAAGTAA